In one Nostoc sp. KVJ3 genomic region, the following are encoded:
- a CDS encoding cytochrome-c peroxidase, which produces MGIIPMLSLVVFTIGLSIYLLLTPKGRFLLKYVVTNIKRQEWRFKYGKLNYLRSRFSKMITIAAIIMVAVIAGNTVSAQVTPPPLASLKSVSVPQPDNLGDFVKDKPAAIKLGKALFWDMQVGSDGMTSCATCHFHAGADSRSKNQINPGLLRINADGTANPDTIFDVGGLPNYQLKPEDFPFHKLSNPNDPTSLVSDRNDVSSSQGVFNSKFVDVTPGNAQDQVTNEPDPVFNVGGINVRRVEPRNTATVINAAFNFRNFWDGRAQNIFNGVNPFGLRDPNAAIVKASTPNQLEFVKVSLNNSSLASQAVGPPLSSFELSSNGRTFQEIGDKFGRTSLSLAKGKKLPRKLAKKLFPLRPLGKQIVHPQDSVLGQDSRYPRPGLRDRTYDQMIKDAFRSEWWKSNRLIQVDAQGQRTFIKNPDRSLETDEYTLIEYNFSLFFGLAIQLYESTLIANDTPFDRFLEGNTTALTPQQQLGKQLFEGKGCIGCHIGSELTAASVSSVNKDGRIKRAPFPPNSPEDNGFFNIGVRPVTDDPGLGGNDGLFGNGQGNPLSEARLAQLGNFQALLGENPPILNPPLSPTETVFAKGAFKAPGLRNVELTAPYFHNGGQATLEQVVDFYNRGGDFGVLPPLNLSADEKQQLVAFLKGLTDDRVRYEKAPFDHPQLFVPNGHPGGSTSVINDGTGQATDSLLEIPAVGRNGGGGTPNFLN; this is translated from the coding sequence ATGGGTATAATCCCCATGTTAAGCTTAGTAGTCTTTACTATAGGCTTGTCAATTTACTTGCTACTTACTCCAAAAGGTAGATTTTTGCTCAAATATGTGGTGACAAATATCAAGCGCCAAGAGTGGAGATTTAAATACGGTAAGCTTAACTACCTGAGATCGAGATTTTCAAAGATGATAACAATTGCTGCCATCATAATGGTAGCAGTCATAGCTGGAAATACTGTATCAGCCCAGGTTACGCCGCCGCCTCTAGCCTCGCTCAAAAGCGTATCGGTTCCACAGCCTGACAATCTTGGAGACTTCGTAAAAGATAAACCAGCTGCCATCAAGTTAGGAAAGGCTCTTTTCTGGGATATGCAAGTAGGTAGCGATGGAATGACCTCTTGTGCTACTTGTCACTTCCATGCTGGAGCCGACAGTAGATCAAAAAATCAGATTAATCCTGGACTTTTGCGGATTAACGCTGATGGTACAGCCAATCCCGACACGATTTTTGATGTCGGCGGTCTACCAAATTACCAGCTTAAACCAGAAGATTTTCCCTTTCACAAACTGTCGAACCCGAATGATCCTACTAGCCTTGTATCTGACCGTAACGATGTCAGTTCTTCTCAGGGGGTCTTCAATAGTAAGTTTGTTGATGTCACGCCTGGTAATGCACAAGACCAAGTAACAAACGAACCAGATCCAGTTTTTAACGTGGGAGGTATCAATGTGCGCCGCGTTGAGCCGCGTAACACAGCAACCGTGATTAATGCAGCATTCAACTTCCGCAACTTCTGGGACGGAAGGGCACAAAATATCTTTAATGGGGTGAATCCCTTTGGTTTAAGAGATCCTAACGCTGCGATCGTCAAAGCATCTACCCCAAATCAACTAGAATTTGTCAAAGTCAGCCTGAATAATTCGTCTTTGGCATCCCAAGCGGTCGGTCCGCCACTCAGTTCCTTTGAGTTGTCCAGTAATGGTCGGACTTTTCAAGAAATTGGTGATAAGTTCGGGCGAACATCTCTCAGCCTTGCTAAGGGTAAAAAGTTGCCCCGAAAACTTGCGAAAAAGTTATTTCCCCTCAGACCGCTAGGTAAGCAGATAGTGCATCCGCAAGACAGCGTTTTAGGTCAAGATAGTAGATATCCCAGACCCGGACTCAGAGATAGAACCTATGACCAGATGATTAAAGATGCCTTCAGGTCAGAGTGGTGGAAGTCTAATCGACTCATCCAAGTTGATGCTCAAGGGCAAAGGACTTTTATCAAAAATCCCGATCGCTCCTTGGAGACTGATGAGTATACATTAATCGAGTACAACTTCTCACTATTCTTTGGGCTGGCAATTCAGTTGTACGAGTCTACACTTATTGCTAATGATACGCCCTTCGATCGCTTTTTAGAAGGAAACACTACTGCCCTTACTCCTCAGCAGCAACTAGGTAAACAACTGTTTGAGGGTAAAGGTTGCATTGGTTGTCACATTGGATCGGAATTAACAGCTGCTTCAGTGAGTAGTGTGAATAAAGACGGACGAATCAAACGTGCGCCCTTCCCTCCAAACAGCCCTGAAGACAATGGTTTCTTCAACATCGGTGTCAGACCGGTTACAGACGACCCCGGCTTGGGTGGTAATGACGGTTTGTTTGGTAACGGCCAAGGTAATCCTCTGTCAGAGGCACGATTGGCTCAGTTGGGCAACTTTCAGGCTCTCCTCGGCGAAAATCCTCCCATCCTCAATCCACCGTTGAGTCCGACTGAAACTGTCTTTGCAAAAGGAGCTTTCAAAGCACCAGGACTTCGCAATGTGGAACTTACTGCTCCCTACTTCCACAATGGAGGTCAGGCGACGTTAGAGCAAGTGGTTGATTTTTACAATCGCGGTGGTGACTTTGGAGTTCTCCCACCCCTGAATCTCTCAGCAGATGAAAAGCAGCAATTGGTCGCCTTTTTAAAGGGATTGACTGATGACCGAGTTCGGTATGAGAAAGCACCTTTTGACCATCCGCAACTATTCGTCCCCAATGGACATCCAGGTGGCTCTACATCTGTTATCAACGACGGTACTGGCCAAGCCACAGATAGTCTACTAGAAATTCCTGCTGTTGGTAGGAATGGTGGTGGTGGTACTCCAAATTTCTTGAATTAA
- a CDS encoding iron uptake porin: MSIVRWNYRFKLCLLFLLDISIILVLHPAKGQANTPQSTVFPVSDTTIVADSEQLPRFFRNSNNSVMEQVTPISQLLSPIPQQLPTLKTSDRPLSHQMRSPDDNAAMGQVTSVSQLSDIKPTDWAFQALQSLVERYGVITGYPNQTFKGNRAMTRYEFAAGLNAALTRINELVSAGTSDLLKKEDLETLQKLQNQFAPELAQLRGRVDSLETRTATLQAQQFSTTTKLVGEVETVIGGVVTGNNVVTKQPAPHNFTFQDRVTLKLNTSFNGTDQLRIALSGGNITSLGGTRSGLLGTSDGKTSDNASPLFPNNELTVSGLRYRYLLGNNTAINVFAQSDGAFELGLSGTINPYFEGSAANGISRYSRRNMVYDYGDTGAGIAILHNFSKQLQLGLEYTAINPNSPTDNNGLFEGRYVTLGQLLYSSPKNNFRLALTYANTYSPPNTTGLSGTNFGPVIGSNLANSTVAGAGTLANTYGAEAFYRVTPSIALNGWVGYSAHRYLGQGDAEVWDWGAGLAFPDLFKKGNLGGIFVGMEPKLTSLSRNVNLGAGNGVADKDTSLHIEGFYQYQINDNIAITPGVIWITAPDFNAENPDSLVAWLRTTFRF; the protein is encoded by the coding sequence ATGTCGATTGTTCGCTGGAATTATAGATTTAAATTGTGCTTACTTTTTTTGCTAGATATTTCAATTATCCTAGTTCTTCATCCTGCAAAAGGTCAGGCTAATACACCTCAATCTACTGTATTTCCTGTGAGTGACACCACCATTGTTGCTGATTCTGAACAGTTGCCTAGATTTTTTCGTAATAGCAACAATTCTGTGATGGAGCAAGTTACGCCTATTTCACAACTACTCTCACCTATACCTCAACAATTACCTACTCTTAAGACTAGCGATCGCCCACTAAGTCATCAAATGCGATCGCCAGATGATAATGCAGCAATGGGGCAAGTAACTTCTGTTTCGCAGTTATCAGATATCAAACCTACCGATTGGGCATTTCAAGCTTTGCAATCTTTGGTGGAACGGTATGGTGTGATTACAGGCTACCCCAACCAAACCTTTAAAGGAAATCGGGCAATGACTCGTTATGAGTTTGCAGCGGGACTAAATGCAGCTTTGACTAGGATCAATGAGTTGGTGAGTGCGGGAACTAGCGATTTGCTGAAAAAAGAAGATTTAGAAACATTGCAAAAACTCCAAAATCAATTTGCGCCAGAACTAGCCCAACTACGGGGAAGGGTGGATTCGTTGGAAACAAGAACAGCGACTCTTCAAGCACAGCAGTTTTCTACCACAACCAAACTTGTTGGTGAAGTTGAGACTGTGATTGGAGGAGTCGTCACAGGCAACAACGTTGTCACTAAACAACCCGCACCTCACAACTTTACATTTCAAGACCGGGTTACTTTAAAGTTAAACACCAGTTTCAACGGTACAGATCAACTGCGGATAGCACTATCGGGCGGAAATATTACCTCTTTAGGAGGAACAAGAAGTGGATTACTTGGAACCAGTGATGGCAAAACTTCTGATAACGCCAGTCCACTATTCCCCAACAATGAACTTACAGTCTCTGGTCTTCGCTATCGTTATTTACTTGGTAATAATACTGCAATTAACGTTTTTGCTCAGTCTGATGGAGCCTTTGAGCTAGGTTTGAGTGGAACTATCAACCCGTATTTTGAAGGGTCAGCAGCGAATGGAATCTCACGATATTCGCGGCGAAATATGGTCTATGACTATGGGGATACTGGAGCCGGAATTGCCATCCTCCATAACTTTAGTAAACAACTTCAATTAGGGTTAGAGTACACCGCAATTAACCCTAATAGTCCTACAGATAATAATGGCTTATTTGAGGGTAGATATGTAACTCTCGGACAATTACTATACAGCAGCCCCAAGAATAATTTCCGACTGGCTTTGACTTACGCCAATACTTATAGTCCACCAAACACTACAGGTCTTAGTGGCACAAACTTCGGCCCAGTCATCGGTAGTAACTTAGCAAACAGCACCGTGGCTGGAGCCGGAACTTTAGCGAATACTTATGGTGCAGAAGCATTTTATCGGGTTACTCCATCCATAGCATTAAATGGATGGGTAGGTTATTCCGCACACCGTTACTTAGGGCAGGGAGATGCAGAAGTCTGGGACTGGGGTGCAGGATTAGCATTCCCCGATTTATTTAAAAAAGGTAATTTGGGAGGTATTTTTGTAGGCATGGAGCCAAAGTTGACTAGTCTGAGTCGGAATGTGAATTTAGGAGCAGGTAATGGTGTTGCAGACAAAGATACCTCCTTACATATTGAAGGCTTTTATCAGTATCAAATCAATGACAATATTGCAATCACGCCTGGGGTAATATGGATTACTGCACCTGATTTTAATGCTGAGAATCCTGATAGTTTAGTTGCTTGGCTCCGTACTACCTTCAGGTTTTAA
- the modA gene encoding molybdate ABC transporter substrate-binding protein, which yields MKRRQILGFLGIAVAGILLAIGLPLVTPSPVIAQSNNTILVSAAASLKEALEEIKPIYQQSKSDVNINYNFGASGALQQQIEQGAPADIFISAGKKQVDALEQKGLLLPGSRINLANNRLVLIVAQDVVGISSFYNLTDSKIKKIAIGEPRSVPAGQYGEQVLRKLKIYDRVKSKLVFANNVRQVLAAVESGNAEAGLVYATDAKISNKVKVVVAADDKFHSPIVYPMAVIKASKNIPAAKDFIQFLSDSQAKTVLKKYGFIVR from the coding sequence ATGAAAAGAAGACAAATTCTAGGCTTTCTAGGTATCGCAGTTGCAGGCATATTGCTGGCAATCGGTTTACCCCTTGTTACTCCTTCTCCTGTAATAGCACAGTCAAATAACACTATACTTGTGTCCGCAGCTGCCAGCTTAAAAGAGGCACTAGAAGAAATTAAGCCCATATACCAACAAAGTAAATCAGATGTCAACATTAATTATAATTTTGGGGCTTCTGGGGCTTTGCAGCAACAGATTGAACAAGGTGCGCCAGCTGATATCTTTATTTCTGCTGGCAAAAAGCAAGTAGATGCCTTAGAACAAAAAGGACTGTTGCTACCAGGTAGCCGAATTAACCTGGCAAATAACCGTCTAGTATTGATTGTGGCTCAAGATGTTGTTGGCATTAGTAGCTTCTACAATTTAACAGATAGCAAGATTAAGAAAATTGCGATCGGTGAACCCAGAAGTGTACCCGCCGGTCAATATGGGGAACAAGTCTTAAGGAAATTGAAAATTTACGATCGCGTCAAGTCCAAATTGGTCTTTGCTAACAATGTGCGTCAAGTATTAGCAGCAGTAGAAAGTGGTAATGCTGAAGCGGGTTTAGTTTATGCCACTGATGCCAAAATTTCCAATAAGGTAAAAGTCGTAGTCGCTGCTGACGATAAGTTTCACTCACCAATTGTCTATCCGATGGCAGTAATTAAAGCCAGTAAAAATATTCCCGCAGCCAAAGACTTTATCCAGTTTTTATCTGATAGTCAAGCCAAGACTGTACTCAAAAAATATGGGTTTATTGTACGTTAA
- a CDS encoding cyclic peptide export ABC transporter yields MNLIYFILRSSWGMVAIAIATGFLSGGSSAGLIALISHTASSGSASRLTSIILGFVGLAIVALITSIISQVMLIRLSQKAILQLRMRLSRQILASELSHLESLGNPRLLATLTEDIQAVANAVYQMPFIFINLAIVVGCIAYITWLSWLVLLMVCGISVVAIASCQWLLDKGGKLLALARDDEDHLFKHFRTITEGVKELKLNYSRRQDFLEKKLQSTANEFLNHNVGGLTLFAITTSWGQLVFFFALGFVLFVLPNLLTINPETLSGYILTFTYLVLPMDNIISKLPLLSKASIGLQKIESLGLSLGSRTEILTVPPALKSDWHSLKFQSVTHTYQRVQEDNSFIFGPINLTLHPEELVFIVGGNGSGKSTLAKLISGLYIPEKGEIWFDNELISEENREWYRQHFSVVFSDFYLFEELLGIKNSNLDAQATKYLKQLQLDHKVKVENGQLSTTALSQGQRKRLALLTAYLEDRPIYLFDEWAADQDPVFKEIFYTQLLPELRSRGKTVLVISHDDHYFHLANRIIKLDYGKIEYDKT; encoded by the coding sequence ATGAATTTGATTTATTTTATTTTGCGTTCTTCGTGGGGAATGGTAGCGATCGCGATCGCTACCGGTTTTTTGAGTGGTGGTAGTAGTGCTGGCTTGATTGCCTTAATTAGCCATACTGCAAGTAGCGGTTCTGCTTCTCGGCTCACATCTATAATTCTGGGTTTTGTGGGGCTGGCAATTGTTGCCTTAATTACCAGTATCATTTCTCAAGTCATGCTGATTCGCCTTTCTCAGAAAGCTATTTTGCAATTACGAATGCGTTTGAGTCGCCAGATTCTGGCTTCTGAGTTGAGTCATCTAGAAAGCTTAGGGAATCCTCGATTATTGGCAACTCTCACAGAAGATATTCAGGCGGTTGCCAATGCTGTTTATCAGATGCCTTTCATTTTTATTAATTTAGCGATCGTCGTGGGTTGTATAGCGTACATAACTTGGCTTTCTTGGTTAGTACTACTAATGGTTTGTGGAATTTCAGTAGTTGCGATCGCTAGTTGTCAGTGGCTACTCGACAAAGGAGGCAAATTACTAGCCCTAGCTCGTGATGATGAAGATCATTTGTTTAAACATTTTCGCACCATTACCGAAGGAGTCAAGGAACTCAAGCTAAACTATAGCCGTCGCCAAGATTTTTTAGAAAAAAAACTGCAATCAACTGCTAACGAATTCCTTAATCATAACGTTGGCGGTCTAACCCTTTTTGCCATAACTACCAGTTGGGGTCAACTCGTATTCTTTTTTGCCCTTGGTTTTGTCTTGTTCGTACTGCCGAATCTGCTAACCATCAATCCTGAAACTCTCTCTGGTTATATTTTAACCTTCACTTATTTGGTGTTACCAATGGATAACATCATCAGTAAACTTCCCTTATTAAGTAAAGCCAGTATTGGTTTACAAAAAATCGAGTCACTAGGTTTATCTCTAGGTAGCCGAACTGAAATATTAACTGTTCCACCTGCCCTTAAATCTGACTGGCACAGCTTAAAATTTCAAAGTGTTACCCACACTTATCAGAGAGTTCAAGAAGACAATAGTTTTATCTTTGGCCCGATCAATCTGACACTTCATCCTGAAGAATTAGTCTTTATTGTCGGCGGTAATGGTAGCGGTAAATCTACATTGGCTAAACTAATTAGTGGACTTTACATTCCTGAAAAGGGTGAAATTTGGTTTGATAATGAGTTAATTAGCGAAGAGAACCGAGAATGGTATCGCCAGCATTTTTCTGTAGTATTTTCTGACTTTTATTTATTTGAAGAACTTTTAGGTATAAAAAACTCTAACTTAGATGCTCAAGCGACAAAATATTTAAAACAACTACAACTAGACCATAAAGTAAAAGTTGAAAATGGTCAACTTTCCACCACAGCACTTTCTCAAGGACAACGAAAACGGCTGGCTTTACTCACAGCCTACTTGGAAGATCGACCAATTTATCTATTTGATGAGTGGGCAGCCGATCAAGATCCAGTATTCAAAGAAATATTTTACACTCAGCTACTACCAGAATTGCGATCGCGGGGCAAAACAGTTCTGGTGATTAGCCATGACGATCATTATTTTCATTTAGCCAACCGAATTATCAAACTTGACTATGGAAAAATAGAGTACGACAAAACTTAA
- the hpnJ gene encoding hopanoid biosynthesis associated radical SAM protein HpnJ has translation MKKTLFLSPPSFDGFDGGAGSRYQAKREITSFWYPTWLAQPAALVPGSKLIDAPPHGQTVEDVIEIAQNYELIIMHTSTPSLPNDVKCAETIKAQNPNIKIGLIGAHVAVLPEQTLAENPIIDFVCRHEFDYTCKEIAEGKAWEEITGLSYRDRQGNIHHNEDRPLIHDWDVMPSVLPIYHRDLDITKYFIGYLLHPYISFYTGRGCPAKCTFCLWPQTIGGHLYRTKSPAAVGREMEEAKGIFGDKVREYMFDDDTFTIDKQRAIAISEHMHRLKLTWSCNARANLDYDTLKQLRDNGLRLLLVGFESGNQQILDGIKKGIKLEVARKFMENCHKLGITVHGTFIIGLPDETPQTIEETVRFACEISPHTIQVSIAAPYPGTELYRQAQENNWFSNNSLVASSGIQMSTLQYPNLSSTEIEDAVEKMYRKFYFRPRAIIPIVGEMLTDPQMLVRRLREGREFFSYLKDRRTQATAKA, from the coding sequence ATGAAAAAAACTTTGTTTCTCAGTCCTCCTTCCTTCGATGGCTTTGATGGGGGAGCAGGTTCTCGATACCAAGCCAAGCGGGAAATTACTTCCTTCTGGTATCCTACATGGCTGGCGCAACCCGCCGCCCTTGTTCCTGGTAGCAAGCTGATAGATGCACCTCCACACGGTCAAACAGTAGAAGATGTCATTGAAATTGCTCAAAATTACGAGCTAATTATCATGCACACCAGCACGCCTTCACTACCTAATGATGTAAAATGTGCCGAGACAATCAAAGCTCAAAACCCCAATATTAAGATTGGCTTGATTGGAGCGCACGTAGCAGTATTACCAGAGCAAACGCTGGCTGAAAACCCAATTATTGACTTTGTGTGTCGCCACGAATTTGACTATACGTGTAAAGAAATAGCCGAAGGGAAAGCTTGGGAAGAAATCACAGGTCTAAGCTACCGCGATCGCCAGGGTAATATCCATCATAATGAAGACCGTCCCTTGATTCACGATTGGGATGTGATGCCCAGTGTATTGCCAATTTATCACCGCGATTTGGATATTACAAAATACTTTATTGGCTACTTGCTGCATCCATATATATCCTTTTACACTGGGCGGGGCTGTCCGGCAAAATGTACTTTCTGTCTTTGGCCGCAAACAATTGGCGGACACTTGTATCGCACTAAAAGCCCAGCAGCCGTTGGGCGCGAGATGGAAGAAGCTAAAGGAATCTTTGGCGACAAGGTGCGAGAATATATGTTTGATGACGATACCTTTACCATTGACAAACAGCGAGCGATCGCAATTAGCGAACACATGCACCGACTCAAACTAACTTGGAGTTGCAACGCCCGCGCCAATCTCGACTACGACACTCTCAAACAACTACGCGATAATGGCTTACGTCTACTCTTAGTAGGATTTGAATCAGGCAATCAGCAAATTCTAGATGGGATTAAGAAAGGAATCAAGCTAGAAGTAGCGCGGAAGTTTATGGAAAATTGTCATAAACTTGGCATTACCGTACACGGCACATTTATCATCGGTTTACCCGACGAAACCCCACAAACAATAGAAGAAACAGTCCGCTTTGCTTGCGAGATTAGTCCTCATACAATTCAGGTTTCCATCGCCGCCCCCTATCCCGGAACAGAACTTTATCGTCAAGCACAAGAAAATAATTGGTTTAGCAACAATTCCTTAGTTGCTAGTTCAGGAATTCAAATGTCTACACTGCAATATCCAAATCTCTCTAGTACTGAAATTGAGGATGCAGTTGAGAAAATGTATCGGAAGTTTTACTTCCGTCCCAGAGCAATCATCCCAATTGTCGGGGAAATGCTCACCGATCCCCAAATGTTAGTGCGCCGCTTGCGTGAAGGACGGGAATTTTTCTCCTATTTGAAAGATCGTCGTACCCAAGCAACTGCGAAAGCATAA
- a CDS encoding ATP-binding protein — MSQPEDTTTQATAFTNHDRKPIHIPGSIQPHGVLLALNTQVEIVQVSNNTQVYLGKKPEDLLGQPLSYLLDAQRVEVVKQCLVKKIGSAINFKVSINTLYGDRDFDAIAHRTEEAVILELEPTDSKSEVSFLGFHALAGVAIAKMQSTSNLVEFLHLVAEEVQKIIGFDRVMVYQFDQSGAGSVVAEVKREDLSPYLGLHYPATDIPAQARELYMRCFLRFLPDLTTEPVNLVSSENPTTHQHLDLSYSVLRSFDWCCAEYHQNMGVQALLVISLIREQKLWGLISCHHQTTKYISYEIRKMCEFLGQIVSSELAHKISYSEWDYKVKLKSLQSEFLESISQADNFIDALIKPEIRLLDVVSAFGAAVCLDNEINLVGVTPNIDQVRALIEWANTQVSDNLFSTDSLPKLYPEALIFKDTASGLLLLRISKVRRYYILWFRPEVLQTVHWAGNPQESIQAQTDGSYTMSPRKSFEQWQETVRLTSLPWKACELESAIALRNAIVGIVLSKADELAKINLELERSNQELASFAYAASHDLKEPLRGIYNFSTVLLEDYAQVLDDDGIECLQTVVSLSVRMETLINALLRLSQLGQAHLREQATDLNELLNQVIDVFRASRQDSGLMDIRIPRPLPTIQCDRVLVNEVFSNLLGNAFKYNDKPEQWVEIGYLSQDGRDEASRGAGEEELLIHAPCPMPNAPYPIFYIRDNGIGIPQHHLETIFRLFKRLHSQEKYGGGAGAGLAIVKKIVELHNGKIWVESTVGVGSTFYFTLE; from the coding sequence ATGAGCCAGCCTGAAGATACTACTACCCAAGCGACTGCTTTCACTAACCACGATCGCAAACCTATTCATATACCTGGCTCTATTCAACCTCATGGTGTACTACTAGCACTCAATACTCAGGTAGAGATAGTGCAAGTTAGCAACAACACTCAAGTATACTTAGGTAAAAAGCCAGAAGATTTGCTTGGTCAACCATTGAGCTATTTATTAGACGCTCAACGAGTAGAAGTTGTGAAGCAGTGTTTGGTAAAAAAAATTGGCAGTGCTATTAATTTTAAAGTATCAATAAATACTTTGTATGGAGATAGAGACTTTGACGCGATCGCTCATCGGACAGAAGAGGCTGTGATTCTGGAGTTAGAACCGACAGACTCAAAATCTGAGGTGAGTTTTTTAGGCTTTCATGCTTTGGCAGGTGTTGCGATCGCAAAAATGCAAAGCACATCAAACCTGGTAGAATTTTTGCATTTAGTAGCTGAAGAAGTCCAAAAAATCATCGGTTTTGATCGGGTAATGGTCTATCAATTTGACCAGTCGGGAGCGGGTTCTGTTGTCGCAGAAGTTAAACGGGAAGATTTATCACCTTATTTAGGACTCCATTATCCCGCTACCGATATTCCAGCCCAGGCTAGGGAATTATATATGCGTTGCTTTCTCCGATTTCTTCCCGATTTGACAACCGAACCTGTCAACCTAGTTTCATCGGAAAATCCAACAACACATCAGCATCTTGACTTAAGTTACTCTGTGCTACGGAGTTTTGATTGGTGTTGTGCTGAATATCATCAAAATATGGGAGTACAAGCTCTTTTAGTAATTTCGCTTATTCGAGAGCAGAAGCTTTGGGGATTGATATCCTGTCATCATCAAACGACAAAGTATATTTCTTATGAAATACGTAAGATGTGCGAATTTTTGGGACAAATTGTGTCTTCAGAGTTGGCGCACAAAATTAGTTATTCGGAATGGGATTATAAGGTAAAGCTCAAATCGCTACAGTCTGAATTTTTAGAGTCTATTTCCCAAGCAGACAACTTTATCGATGCCTTAATCAAACCGGAAATCCGCTTGCTCGATGTTGTTAGTGCTTTTGGAGCGGCTGTTTGTTTGGATAATGAAATTAACCTTGTGGGAGTAACACCAAATATTGATCAGGTACGAGCGTTAATTGAATGGGCGAATACCCAAGTTAGTGATAACCTCTTTTCTACCGATTCTCTGCCCAAGCTTTATCCAGAAGCACTCATATTTAAAGATACTGCCAGTGGTTTGTTGCTGCTGCGAATTTCTAAAGTCCGGCGTTATTATATTCTTTGGTTCCGCCCTGAAGTTCTGCAAACAGTACACTGGGCAGGAAATCCACAGGAATCCATTCAAGCCCAGACAGATGGTAGTTATACCATGTCTCCCCGAAAATCCTTTGAACAATGGCAAGAAACAGTTAGATTAACTTCTTTACCTTGGAAAGCTTGCGAACTTGAAAGTGCGATCGCTCTGAGAAATGCGATCGTTGGTATTGTCCTCTCGAAGGCGGATGAATTAGCTAAAATCAACCTGGAGTTAGAACGCAGCAATCAAGAGCTAGCATCCTTTGCCTACGCTGCTTCCCACGATCTTAAGGAACCTTTGCGGGGCATTTATAACTTCTCAACGGTGCTACTAGAAGACTATGCCCAAGTCTTAGATGATGATGGAATTGAGTGCTTGCAAACAGTAGTCTCCTTATCTGTACGCATGGAAACTCTGATTAATGCTTTGCTGCGACTCTCGCAGTTAGGACAAGCACATCTCCGAGAGCAAGCAACCGATCTCAACGAATTGCTCAACCAAGTAATTGATGTCTTTCGTGCTAGTCGTCAAGACTCCGGGCTTATGGATATTCGCATTCCCCGCCCTTTACCAACAATTCAGTGCGATCGGGTTCTCGTCAATGAAGTCTTCAGTAATCTCTTAGGTAATGCGTTCAAATACAACGATAAGCCAGAGCAATGGGTTGAGATTGGCTACCTTTCGCAAGATGGGAGAGATGAGGCATCAAGGGGAGCAGGGGAAGAAGAACTATTGATCCATGCCCCATGCCCAATGCCCAATGCCCCATACCCCATTTTTTATATCCGAGATAACGGTATTGGCATCCCACAACATCACCTAGAAACTATCTTTAGATTATTCAAGCGGCTGCATTCCCAGGAAAAATACGGTGGAGGAGCAGGTGCAGGATTAGCTATTGTTAAAAAGATTGTTGAGCTTCATAACGGTAAAATTTGGGTTGAATCTACTGTAGGTGTTGGCTCTACTTTCTATTTCACGCTGGAATAG
- a CDS encoding TOBE domain-containing protein gives MPKKEQGWVTFQTSEEERKILEEFCGQSQRTKTEILRELVRGLNQHSSSSNSLPTINTEEEDIYTQKPEIEISIQKKPLKVSSRNILKGVVKRVVTGAVNSEVTLEIVHKVELISIITRVSVEELDLSEGKEAYAVIKSNDIVIARE, from the coding sequence ATGCCTAAAAAAGAACAAGGGTGGGTCACATTCCAAACCTCAGAAGAGGAGCGAAAGATTTTAGAAGAGTTTTGTGGCCAGTCTCAGCGAACCAAGACCGAAATTCTCCGAGAATTGGTACGTGGTCTTAATCAACACTCTTCATCATCTAACTCGCTACCAACTATAAATACAGAAGAGGAAGATATCTATACTCAAAAGCCTGAGATAGAAATTAGTATTCAAAAGAAACCACTTAAAGTTAGCTCCCGCAATATTCTGAAGGGTGTTGTTAAGCGAGTTGTCACAGGAGCAGTTAATAGTGAAGTGACGCTGGAGATTGTTCACAAAGTTGAGTTAATTTCGATTATCACTAGAGTATCGGTAGAAGAGTTGGATTTGTCTGAGGGGAAGGAAGCTTATGCCGTAATTAAGTCCAACGATATAGTTATTGCCAGAGAATAA